One genomic segment of Bradyrhizobium prioriisuperbiae includes these proteins:
- a CDS encoding ribonucleotide-diphosphate reductase subunit beta gives MLDWSDTPSSTLVKPVIVPVPPTFAVAPAGAVDPVIDRAGGRVRVDDKAMINSRADVNQLLPLKYKWAWEKYLAGCNNHWMPTEVSMQADIALWKSRDGLTEDERRMIKRNLGFFAASESLVANNIVLAIYRHLTNPECRQYLLRQAFEEAVHTHTFQYIVESLGLDEGELFNMYREVPSITEKAAWALKHTQNIDNPSFSTGTLEKDQAFLRDLIAFYVVFEGMWFYTGFAQILSLGRRNKMVGIAEQYQYILRDESIHLNFGIDVINQIKIENPHLWTAAFKEEARQMLHDAAQLEAGYGRDTMPRGFLGLNAALCEQYMHFIANRRCAQIGLAPVFAQTENPFPWMSEAMDLKKEKNFFETRVIEYQSGGALSWE, from the coding sequence ATGCTCGACTGGTCTGATACCCCTTCATCCACGTTGGTGAAGCCCGTGATCGTTCCCGTGCCGCCGACGTTTGCGGTCGCCCCGGCAGGCGCGGTCGACCCCGTGATCGATCGCGCCGGCGGCCGCGTTCGCGTCGACGACAAGGCGATGATCAACTCCCGCGCCGACGTCAATCAGCTGTTGCCGCTGAAATACAAGTGGGCGTGGGAGAAATATCTCGCCGGCTGCAACAATCACTGGATGCCCACTGAAGTCTCGATGCAGGCCGATATCGCGTTGTGGAAATCACGTGACGGCCTGACCGAGGACGAGCGGCGCATGATCAAGCGCAATCTCGGATTCTTCGCCGCATCCGAGTCGCTGGTCGCCAACAACATCGTGCTGGCGATCTACCGCCATTTGACCAATCCGGAATGCCGGCAGTATCTGCTGCGCCAGGCCTTCGAGGAGGCGGTGCACACCCACACCTTCCAGTACATCGTGGAAAGTCTCGGCCTCGACGAAGGCGAGCTGTTCAACATGTACCGCGAAGTTCCTTCGATCACGGAGAAGGCGGCGTGGGCGCTCAAGCACACCCAGAACATCGACAATCCGTCGTTCTCCACCGGCACGCTGGAGAAGGATCAGGCGTTCCTGCGCGACCTGATCGCGTTCTACGTCGTGTTCGAAGGCATGTGGTTCTACACCGGCTTCGCGCAGATCCTGTCGCTGGGACGCCGCAACAAGATGGTCGGCATTGCCGAGCAGTATCAGTACATCCTGCGCGACGAATCGATCCATCTGAATTTCGGCATCGATGTGATCAACCAGATCAAGATCGAGAACCCCCATCTCTGGACGGCGGCCTTCAAGGAAGAGGCACGGCAGATGCTGCACGACGCGGCACAGCTGGAGGCCGGTTATGGTCGCGATACCATGCCGCGCGGCTTCCTCGGCCTGAACGCGGCTTTGTGCGAACAGTACATGCACTTCATCGCCAACCGCCGCTGCGCCCAGATTGGCCTGGCTCCGGTGTTTGCACAGACAGAAAATCCATTTCCCTGGATGTCGGAAGCCATGGACCTGAAGAAGGAGAAGAACTTCTTCGAGACCCGGGTGATCGAATACCAGAGTGGCGGGGCGCTGAGCTGGGAATAG
- a CDS encoding nuclear transport factor 2 family protein, with product MPSRARLDEFIAVVESGDHAGAIERYYTEDASMQENAAPPRVGRDLLVAHERGVLARMTNVYSKALASTVEGDHVAIHWIFELTDREGRVRKVDEVALQEWRGDKVFRERFFYDPTPPKT from the coding sequence ATGCCGTCACGCGCACGTCTCGATGAGTTCATTGCCGTGGTTGAAAGCGGCGATCACGCCGGCGCCATCGAGCGCTATTACACTGAAGACGCCAGCATGCAGGAAAACGCCGCGCCGCCGCGTGTCGGCCGCGACCTGCTGGTGGCGCATGAGCGCGGGGTCCTGGCGCGCATGACCAACGTCTATTCCAAGGCGCTGGCCTCGACCGTCGAAGGCGACCATGTGGCGATCCACTGGATCTTCGAGCTCACCGACCGGGAGGGCCGCGTGCGCAAGGTCGACGAGGTCGCGCTGCAGGAGTGGCGCGGCGACAAGGTTTTTCGTGAGCGCTTCTTTTACGATCCGACTCCGCCGAAAACCTGA
- a CDS encoding ribonucleoside-diphosphate reductase subunit alpha yields MSLSIEISNNGHVSPISAPRPQDASFSAPAFHVIRRNGTVSTFDAGKIAVAVTRAFLAVEGASAAASRRVHEAVEELTAQVVSALTRRVDAQRALHIEDIQDQVELSLMRGGHHKVARAYVLYREERAKARRESSEATAAPAALALHVKGSDGQLRPLDEARLLRVVTEACAGLEGVSTEPVLSEARRNLYDGMTIEELGQAQVMAARTLVEQEPNYAYVSARLLLDALRREALTFVHKREQLVSQAEMAGLYADYFHAYINVGIANELLDPELRRFDLPRLAAALKPERDQQFQFLGLQTLYDRYFLHVDGTRFELPQAFFMRVAMGVAVREIDREARAIEFYELLSSFDFMASTPTLFNAGTLRPQLSSCFLTTVPDDLDGIFKSVKDNALLAKYSGGLGNDWTRVRGLGAHIKGTNGESQGVVPFLKVANDTAIAVNQGGKRKGAVCAYLETWHVDIEEFLDLRKNTGDDRRRTHDMNTANWVPDLFMQRIEADGQWTLFSPDETADLHDLYGPAFAKAYEAYEAKAARGDMRVYKTLRAVDLWRKMLTMLFETGHPWITFKDPCNIRSPQNHIGVVHSSNLCTEITLNTSDTEVAVCNLGSINLVAHVTPTGLDQAKLARTVKTAVRMLDNVIDVNFYTIPEARRSNLQHRPVGLGIMGFHDAIQILRLPYASDAAVAFADQSMEALSFHAISASVDLAAERGRYPSFDGSLWSRGILPIDSVEHLAGARGGVLDLDRSVALDWEPLRARVKKVGMRNSNVMAIAPTATISNICGVAQSIEPAYQNLYVKSNMSGDFTVVNAALVHDLKARGLWDEVMISDLKYFDGSVGQIDRVPDDLKALYATAFEIDTSWLIEAAARRQKWIDQAQSLNLYIANPSGKKLDQLYRLAWQRGLKTTYYLRSRSATHVEKSTLKGTDGKLNAVSANVVEAAEPILLPTQLACSINDPDCEACQ; encoded by the coding sequence ATGTCTCTCTCCATCGAAATTTCCAACAACGGTCACGTGTCGCCGATTTCGGCACCGCGTCCGCAAGACGCATCGTTCTCCGCGCCGGCATTTCATGTGATCCGCCGCAACGGCACCGTCAGCACCTTCGACGCCGGCAAGATCGCGGTCGCCGTGACGCGCGCGTTCCTCGCCGTCGAAGGCGCCAGCGCCGCCGCGTCGCGCCGCGTGCACGAAGCTGTCGAGGAGCTCACCGCGCAGGTGGTCTCCGCGCTGACCCGGCGCGTCGATGCACAGCGCGCACTGCACATCGAAGACATCCAGGACCAGGTCGAGCTGTCGCTGATGCGCGGCGGCCATCACAAGGTCGCCCGCGCTTATGTGCTGTACCGCGAAGAGCGCGCAAAAGCGCGCCGCGAATCATCCGAAGCGACGGCGGCGCCCGCTGCTCTCGCACTGCATGTCAAAGGCAGTGATGGCCAATTGCGTCCGCTCGATGAGGCGCGGCTGCTGCGCGTTGTCACGGAAGCCTGCGCCGGATTGGAGGGCGTCTCCACCGAGCCGGTTCTGAGCGAAGCCCGCCGCAATCTCTATGACGGCATGACCATCGAGGAGCTCGGCCAGGCCCAGGTGATGGCCGCGCGCACCTTGGTCGAACAGGAGCCGAATTACGCTTATGTCAGCGCGAGGCTGCTGCTGGATGCGTTGCGCCGCGAAGCCTTGACCTTCGTGCACAAGCGCGAGCAACTGGTCAGCCAGGCTGAGATGGCCGGCCTTTATGCCGATTATTTCCACGCCTACATCAATGTCGGCATCGCCAACGAACTGCTCGATCCGGAATTGCGCCGGTTCGACCTGCCGCGGCTTGCGGCGGCCCTGAAGCCGGAGCGCGATCAGCAATTCCAGTTCCTCGGACTGCAGACGCTGTACGACCGCTATTTCCTGCATGTCGACGGCACCCGGTTCGAACTGCCGCAGGCGTTCTTCATGCGCGTCGCCATGGGCGTTGCGGTCAGGGAGATCGATCGCGAAGCCCGCGCCATCGAGTTCTACGAACTCTTGTCGTCATTCGACTTCATGGCCTCGACGCCGACGCTGTTCAATGCCGGCACGCTGCGGCCGCAGCTGTCGTCCTGCTTTCTCACCACGGTTCCCGATGACCTCGACGGCATCTTCAAGTCGGTCAAGGACAATGCGCTGCTGGCGAAATACTCCGGCGGCCTCGGCAACGACTGGACCCGTGTCCGCGGCCTCGGCGCCCACATCAAGGGCACCAACGGCGAGAGCCAGGGCGTGGTGCCGTTCCTGAAGGTTGCGAACGACACTGCGATTGCCGTCAACCAGGGCGGCAAGCGCAAGGGCGCGGTCTGCGCTTACCTCGAGACTTGGCATGTCGACATCGAGGAATTCCTCGACCTGCGCAAGAACACCGGCGACGATCGCCGCCGCACCCATGACATGAACACCGCCAACTGGGTGCCCGACTTGTTCATGCAGCGCATCGAGGCCGATGGCCAGTGGACGCTGTTCTCACCGGACGAGACCGCCGATCTGCATGATCTCTACGGGCCGGCGTTTGCCAAAGCCTATGAGGCCTATGAAGCCAAGGCGGCGCGCGGCGACATGCGCGTGTACAAGACGCTGCGCGCGGTCGACCTCTGGCGCAAGATGCTGACCATGCTGTTCGAAACCGGGCATCCGTGGATCACCTTCAAGGATCCCTGCAACATCCGCTCGCCGCAGAATCACATCGGTGTGGTGCATTCCTCCAATCTCTGCACCGAGATCACGCTCAACACTTCGGACACCGAAGTCGCCGTCTGCAACCTTGGCTCGATCAATCTCGTCGCCCATGTCACACCGACTGGTCTCGACCAGGCCAAGCTCGCCCGCACCGTGAAGACCGCGGTGCGCATGCTCGACAACGTCATCGATGTCAATTTCTACACGATTCCGGAAGCGCGCCGTTCCAACCTGCAGCATCGCCCGGTCGGGCTCGGCATCATGGGTTTCCATGATGCGATCCAGATCCTGCGTCTGCCCTATGCGTCAGATGCCGCCGTGGCTTTCGCCGACCAGAGCATGGAAGCGCTGAGCTTCCACGCCATCTCGGCCTCGGTCGATCTCGCCGCCGAGCGCGGGCGCTATCCGTCGTTTGATGGCTCGTTGTGGAGCCGGGGCATCCTGCCGATCGATTCGGTGGAGCACCTGGCCGGTGCGCGAGGCGGCGTGCTGGATCTCGATCGCTCAGTCGCACTCGACTGGGAGCCACTGCGTGCGCGGGTCAAGAAGGTCGGCATGCGCAACTCCAACGTGATGGCGATCGCGCCGACCGCGACGATCTCCAACATTTGTGGTGTGGCGCAGTCGATCGAGCCGGCCTACCAGAACCTGTATGTCAAATCGAACATGTCCGGCGACTTCACCGTGGTGAACGCGGCGCTGGTGCATGACCTCAAGGCCCGCGGCCTGTGGGACGAGGTGATGATCTCCGACCTGAAGTATTTCGATGGCAGCGTTGGCCAGATCGATCGGGTGCCCGACGATCTCAAGGCGCTGTACGCCACAGCGTTCGAGATAGACACGTCCTGGCTGATCGAGGCCGCCGCGCGGCGGCAGAAGTGGATCGACCAGGCGCAGTCGCTCAACCTCTACATTGCCAACCCGTCGGGCAAGAAGCTCGACCAGCTCTATCGGCTGGCGTGGCAGCGCGGCCTGAAGACCACCTATTACCTGCGTTCGCGCAGCGCCACCCATGTCGAGAAGTCGACCCTGAAGGGCACCGACGGCAAGCTCAATGCCGTGTCGGCGAACGTAGTGGAAGCCGCCGAGCCGATCCTGCTGCCGACGCAACTTGCATGTTCGATCAACGATCCGGACTGCGAGGCGTGCCAGTAA